TCGCCAGTGAAATCGCTATACTCCAAAGTGATACCCTCAAGATACTGAAGTTTTCTAGGGCTGGATATTATGACATCCTATGTAACCTCCTCTGCTAAAGCAGAAATGAGTGAACTACGGCGGTTAAAGGGCTTATTACCACCGGAATTGCAAAGTTGGGTCACGGTTGAAGGTACAACTGAGGTTAATCCACCGATGATCCGCTGCGAAGAAATTGGCAAAGACCAAGTCGAAGTTCAAATCGATTTGGCAAAATGGGATTCACTGGCGATGGATCAGCGCAATTTACTATTTTGGCACGAAGTAGCCCGCATTCAAAATGATACTATTCCCAAAGATGGTTGGGAAATGGCGGCGTTGGCGATTGGTTTGGGCGGCGCTGTCGGTGAGTTGTGGGTACAGGATGGATTGTTGCTAGTATTAGCTTTGGGTTTGTGCGGAGTTTCCGGCTGGCGACTTTATCAAAAGAATAGTGGCGAAAAGCAATTCAAAGAATTAGTTGATGCGGACGAGAAAGCGATCGCCTTAGCAACTCGCTTCGGTTACACTCTCCCTAATGCCTACAAAAGTCTGGGTAGCGCCTTGAAAACCCTTATTGACACCACACCCAGCAAGCGCCTGCGTTCTAGATACGAAGCACGGCTGTCTGCCCTTAAGCGTAGTGCCAATAAGGCAAAATCAAAATCTAGGAATATCGATGAGGGCGAAATTTAACAGTCATCAGTTATCAGTTATCAGTTACCAGTTATCAAAAAGAAATACGGATTCGTTTCTTTTGTTAACCCTTCGGGTGTGCGCAGAGCGCACGCCTTACGGCGAACGCCAGATGCCTCTGTCGGGAAACCCTCTCCGTTTGCGTAGCGCCCCCTATGCCTGCGGCACGGCTACGCCTATCGGGGGTAGTTGCCACAACGCGCTTAACCCGACGCCCTTCGGGTTCGCCAGTCGCCTACGGAGGGAGACCCTCCTGCAGCGCTGGTCTCACCAGATACCTCTGTCGGGAAACCCTCATCAAGTACTGGCTCCCTCCGGGTTCACCAGTCGCCTACGGCGGGAAACCCGCCTGCAGCGCTGGATTCACCGCAAGGCACAACTCTTGGCAGCACTGGACTCACTGTTCACTGTTAACTGTTCACTGATTTAAGTATGACTCCGCCGTCTGAGCCATAAACCGCTTAAACCCAGTAACATAAGCCCAGTAGTTGTTGTCGCTTCTGGCACTTTTTGTGCTGGGATAAATCTGCCAAGTTCAGCAGAACTCACTTTAAACGAGTAAAGGAACCCAGGAATTAACTTTTGACCATTTGGGCAGCCACTGTCAATCGGTCTCTTGCTATAGCTGGTACCATTGGCATTGGTACAAATGTCAAACTGAGTAGAATTGTCGTCTTGGGTGACACTAAAATCATTGTCCGTCCCAATCAGCAGGGCATAAGAACCATCATTGAGTCGCGGACCAATTGCCAGACCTTCCATCTTTTCTGCTATCTTTGTCCAATCACCTGGATTGTCAGGACTCAAAGTTGCAGCAATATCCAAAAATAAAGATTTACTTACTGGGTTAACACCTGTGGGTAATGTATTGGTGTTTGCCAAACTGATTGTGCTGACATCAGTTGCACCCGTTAAATCAATTTTGTACACTCGCTTGCTACCAACAGGTAGTGGTGTCTGGGTTGGATCTTGTACCAAATTATTCAGTGCGTCCACCCCAAACCCGCGATTATCTCTTTCTATGACTAGGAATTCCTTTTCATTAAGCGCAGTAATAGAACTCAGACCAATATTACGCCCTTGGGAAGTTGCCGCAAAATCATCTTTTGTCCCAGGAATGCGGGAGTTAATGTCTGCTAAACTCTCTAGCTGATAGATGTACTGATCCGTACTTTTTCCAGTTGCTGTGTCAAATTCTACTAATCGTAAATTGCCACTGAGTCGTCCGTCTGGTGAACCACCGTTAGAACCTTCGTTCACTAAGGGACCTTGTAGTACAGCATAGAGTTTGCTACCATCAGGTAGGAGAGTTAAGCCTTCAAATCCTCGATTATCTTGGCGTCCATTGGTAATGGTAGGACGACCATCGACAAAGTTGAGCTTGCCATTCGCTTCTTTAGGAATTAAATTTTCTGGAATGGTAAATGCCCGTAAGAATGAACCATCAGGTTTGAATTCATACACAGATGTATCATACTCATCAGACACATAGAAATGACCATTAGGAGCAACAGCAAAGCCTTCTGGGTCAAAACTTAAACCAAGAGTTCCTGCATTGCCATTCAGCAATGTGGGGTTCAATCCGTTAAAATTTTGACCATCTTTTGTGAACAAAATTGTTTCTAGTACTTGAAAATTTGCAATTGCCCCTGTGTTGCGATCAACATCTAAAGAAAACTTTTGTACTCGTGTGTTATACGAAATTCTGCCACCACCGGGACCGCGAGGGTGCGGAGCACCCGCCCAAAGGGCGAACGCCCAACCCATAATATACATTGTTCAAGCGATCGTAGTAGAGATCCGAAAAATATCCCAAACGATTCACATTGGCGCTGTTGCCACTAGATGGGTATAAATCTGTACTTTCACCAGGGATAGAGAGGGTATTGTTCAAGGAAATACCATATGCCGATTTTATGTATCCTGTAAAACTTACAGCGGACACAATTAACGACCAGCTTAACAGGGAAAACAAATGCTTTGCTTGAATCATCTGTAAGAAAAAAAGAATTACTTATGACTTTTTCAGCATCTGACTCCCGTATTAAGAACAGATTAACTCTGTATAAATGTCATTTTTTTACATCCAAACTTTATAGGATTGGGTTTTTGCTTGATCATATCTTTACAAAGGTTAGTAGTTAAGTTGGACAATTAATAACTAACTACTAACGCGTTTAGATTTTTACTCTCAAAAGTTAAAGTTGATTCAGCATTTTATGAGTTTGAGGAACGACACGTACACACTTGAGAAAACGCTTCATTAAAGCTTGCCAATTTAAGACTTGACTGGGAGAGGGAGCTACCACTGGTAGTTGTTTGAACGCACTAGGATCATCTAATGGCGTGACAGATTGTAAAAATACAGGAATAGATGGATTGACAGATGCTACCAATTGGGCAGAGCGTTCTAACTCAGTGGGATTTGTTGTTTGAGAAACAATGATTTTCACAAAAACTTCTACTTGTGATGTCCAACACAGCTGAAGAAATTCTGCATGTTCTCGCCAACGATTTTCGCCACTTGTACTAGGCATTTTGAAATCCATTCCCACAGAGTCTATTAGTGGTAGTATACTATTCAGTAGATCTGGACGATGTCCACCTGTTTCCAAGTATACAGGTAAATTTGTCACTGAGCGTACTTGGGGTAAAAATTCTACCAAAAATGGGGTGTGTAAAAGTGGTTCGCCACCCGTTAAGGTAATGGTATCGTGTAGACAAGGCAAGTTTTGTCGCTCAACCCATTCTAGTAACATGGGTAGTGAAACAGGATTCGAGTAAATTTTAAAGTCACGTAATCCAGGGGTTTGCTCTATCCTACAAGTAGCAGGTGCATTCCAAGTATGTGCGCTATCGCAAAAGTGACAACGCAAGTCACAAAGAGCAAAACGAATGAAAATTTGACGTGTTCCCACATTCAGTCCTTCCCCTTGTATGGCGGAAAAGACCTCTATCAGGCGTGCGGTAGGTGTAACAGTAGTCTTAAGGGTCATGTGATGATAGCAATAGGTATGTGCTAGGTTGGCACAAAAGCAAGAATGTTCTTCACGAAAAAAGTATGAAGCATTAAGTAAAAAGTATGAAGATACGGCAAAAGTGAGAAACAGAAAGTAGGAAATGAAGAATAAAATATGAAATACTTTATTTCTTACCCTTTATTCTTTCTTGGCATACTTCATCCTTTACACTTCAAACTTTAAGTTAGCTTCTTGTTCTGTTGTGAATCGTCCCTGATGATATCCAATCTCAACTGAAGTAACTATCAATTCGCTTGGACTAAATAGTGTTTGGCAGATTATATTGACATGGCAACGAAAGTGCAGGGTTTCATGACGACTAGCCAACCCAAAGAGGTAAATTTTCCGGTGACGTTCTCAAATGACACGGCAATTGTGCAGGTACCAGTGCGGTTGAGCGTGCTTGAGGCTGTAGCCTTTAAGCAAACCTGCCAAGAGATTACTCTAGCAAATCCCGATACTAGACAAATTATCATTGACTTTCACCAAACTACTTTTATGGATAGTAGTGGTTTAGGTGCCTTGGTCAGTAATTTGAAAATTGCTCATGAAAAAAATATCGAATTTATACTACGGAATGTGACCCCTCAGGTTATGTCAGTACTTAACCTGACAGGACTGGACAAAGTCTTTTCTATTGAGTCTCAAGGGCAAACATCATCAAAAAGCCAATTAGAAGGACTACCAACGACACATCCTTCTGTTCGTTCTTGGATGAAACGGTTTATAGACATAGTTGGATCACTAGTTGGTTTGCTGATTGTAGGAGTTTTGTTTATCCCTATTGCTGTGGCTATTCGACTCGATAGTCCCGGTCCAATTTTCTTTAGTCAAATTCGTTGTGGTTGGATGGGCAAACGCTTTCTGATTTGGAAATTCCGCTCAATGTATATTGACGCAGAAGCGAAAAAAGCCGAACTAGAAAAACAGAACCAGGTTCAAGGAGCATTTTTCAAAATAGACAACGATCCACGAATAACCAAGGTCGGACGCTTTTTGCGTCGAACCAGCCTAGATGAACTACCCCAATTTTGGAATGTTTTCAAAGGAGAGATGAGTTTAGTCGGTACCAGACCACCTACACCAGATGAAGTAGAGCGCTATGAAGTTCCAGAGTGGCAACGTTTGGATGTTAAACCAGGAATGACCGGAGAATGGCAGGTAAATGGACGGTCTAGTATCCGTAAATTTGAAGACGTCATTCGTTTAGATTTACAGTATCAAAAAAACTGGAATTTAATCTACGATTTGATGTTAATTTTTAAAACAGTAGCCATCTTATTTAAGAAAAACAGTGGCGCTGTTTAAATCTATTTTTACAGGTGTAAAGCAACGATTAGCTCGACAAAATGGATTTTGTCGAGCTAAGAGTGTTAAAAGCGCTTCTATAAACAAACAAGCGCAGGGCAAATGCATCTAAATTTTGCTGGATGAATTTTTAACAAAAATAGGACTTACGTACGCGCTACTAAAAACAGTGAGTTGCCTCCCTTGTCCCGCAGCGCGTGTCACGCCACTGCTCCACTTGGGGTTTCCCCAAGTAGAGCAGTGGCTCCCCTTGGGACGAGCGCGGTACTAGTGGTGGAGGCATGCACAAGGGTGTCAACAGAGAGTTATCGTACTTGTTGACACCCTTCGCCGTCTATGCACGCAAAGCAACCTTCGGTTAGCGCTCCGCCCGATGAAATCTTCCACCCGGCAACGCCAGACGCACGCCACATGCTTGTTCTGGTCTTATACCCTTTCACAAAAATCCTGATACATTTGACTCCCCCACTTGCCCACCATGTTCTAACTTTAAAGTGAAACGGTCTTACCGCACGGCGCTGACTCGACTTTGCGCGCCCGGTTGTCCTGTTCAGTCAAGGGAAAAATGTAGCAGTGTCCGAAACAAGCCTGCCAGATTTATAAGGGGGTTGGGTGAAACCCCTCCCACAAAATCTAAACACTCAATTTTTGATCTCCTGGCACTTATGTCAGATTTTTTTGTCATCAATCTCTTGAAGCTATACGTAAATCATATTTATATTTGAAAGAGCATAAGTAAAAACAATTACGTATTTACTTAAGTGAATTTAATGATATAGATAATTTATATAGCAATCCTTCAGGCAAAAAAATACTAACGCAACTCTTACAAACCAGCATCGAATTTTACTCAATCTTCAACAAAGAAAGGCTAACATTGGTAGCGTCTGAAGGGAAAATGCATATATCAACTCACACAAGTGCGGAATAAGGTTAACAACAAATGTTGTCATAGAAAGACACCAGGGTTATTCAGACTCAAACTAATTTGCTATGCGTATTTTGATTTACTCTTACAATTATTCTCCAGAACCAATTGGTATTGCTCCCCTGATGACTGAATTAGCAGAGGGATTGGTTAAGCGCGGACATCAAGTACGCGTAGTGACTGCTATGCCGAATTACCCTGAGCGTCGGATATACGAGAATTATCGGGGCAAGTGGTTTGTGAGCGAGTACAAGAATGGGGTTCAAATCCAACGGAGTTATGTTTGGATTCGTCCGCAGCCTAACTTAATAGACCGATTATTGCTAGATGCAAGCTTCGTGCTTACAAGTTTTTTCCCAGCGATCGCAGGTTGGCGTCCAGATGTCATTCTCTCAACCTCACCATCCTTACCTGTTTGCTTACCAACTGCCTTTTTAGGATGGCTATACAGATGCCCTGTAGTCTTAAATCTTCAAGATATATTGCCAGACGCTGCATTACACGTTGGATTGTTGAAGAACAAATTGCTTATTAAGGTGTTAACAGCACTAGAAAAATTCGCTTACCACAGTGCTACTAAAATTAGTGTGATTGCTGACGGTTTTGTAGAAAATTTACAAAAAAAGGGTGTAGCACTTGGCAAAATTGCACAAATTCCCAACTGGGTCGA
This portion of the Brasilonema sennae CENA114 genome encodes:
- a CDS encoding esterase-like activity of phytase family protein, giving the protein MYIMGWAFALWAGAPHPRGPGGGRISYNTRVQKFSLDVDRNTGAIANFQVLETILFTKDGQNFNGLNPTLLNGNAGTLGLSFDPEGFAVAPNGHFYVSDEYDTSVYEFKPDGSFLRAFTIPENLIPKEANGKLNFVDGRPTITNGRQDNRGFEGLTLLPDGSKLYAVLQGPLVNEGSNGGSPDGRLSGNLRLVEFDTATGKSTDQYIYQLESLADINSRIPGTKDDFAATSQGRNIGLSSITALNEKEFLVIERDNRGFGVDALNNLVQDPTQTPLPVGSKRVYKIDLTGATDVSTISLANTNTLPTGVNPVSKSLFLDIAATLSPDNPGDWTKIAEKMEGLAIGPRLNDGSYALLIGTDNDFSVTQDDNSTQFDICTNANGTSYSKRPIDSGCPNGQKLIPGFLYSFKVSSAELGRFIPAQKVPEATTTTGLMLLGLSGLWLRRRSHT
- a CDS encoding 7-carboxy-7-deazaguanine synthase QueE produces the protein MTLKTTVTPTARLIEVFSAIQGEGLNVGTRQIFIRFALCDLRCHFCDSAHTWNAPATCRIEQTPGLRDFKIYSNPVSLPMLLEWVERQNLPCLHDTITLTGGEPLLHTPFLVEFLPQVRSVTNLPVYLETGGHRPDLLNSILPLIDSVGMDFKMPSTSGENRWREHAEFLQLCWTSQVEVFVKIIVSQTTNPTELERSAQLVASVNPSIPVFLQSVTPLDDPSAFKQLPVVAPSPSQVLNWQALMKRFLKCVRVVPQTHKMLNQL
- a CDS encoding anti-sigma factor antagonist (This anti-anti-sigma factor, or anti-sigma factor antagonist, belongs to a family that includes characterized members SpoIIAA, RsbV, RsfA, and RsfB.), producing MATKVQGFMTTSQPKEVNFPVTFSNDTAIVQVPVRLSVLEAVAFKQTCQEITLANPDTRQIIIDFHQTTFMDSSGLGALVSNLKIAHEKNIEFILRNVTPQVMSVLNLTGLDKVFSIESQGQTSSKSQLEGLPTTHPSVRSWMKRFIDIVGSLVGLLIVGVLFIPIAVAIRLDSPGPIFFSQIRCGWMGKRFLIWKFRSMYIDAEAKKAELEKQNQVQGAFFKIDNDPRITKVGRFLRRTSLDELPQFWNVFKGEMSLVGTRPPTPDEVERYEVPEWQRLDVKPGMTGEWQVNGRSSIRKFEDVIRLDLQYQKNWNLIYDLMLIFKTVAILFKKNSGAV
- a CDS encoding DUF3318 domain-containing protein, with the translated sequence MTSYVTSSAKAEMSELRRLKGLLPPELQSWVTVEGTTEVNPPMIRCEEIGKDQVEVQIDLAKWDSLAMDQRNLLFWHEVARIQNDTIPKDGWEMAALAIGLGGAVGELWVQDGLLLVLALGLCGVSGWRLYQKNSGEKQFKELVDADEKAIALATRFGYTLPNAYKSLGSALKTLIDTTPSKRLRSRYEARLSALKRSANKAKSKSRNIDEGEI